TCCATGACCATGTAGTTCGCGCCGTCCGCGCCGATACGTTTGATGACTTCCAGGACGATGTCCTTGGGGGTCACGCCTTCCTGCGTGCGTCCGGTGACCTTGATCAGCATGGTCTCGGGCACCTTGAACCACACCCGTCCCGCGTAGATCGCGCCGGCCAGGTCTGTGGAGCCCACGCCGGTCGCGAAGGTGCCGAGCGCGCCCGCATTGCAGGTGTGGCTGTCCCCGCTCACGAGCGTCTGGCCGGGCTTCATCAGGCCCGTGTTCTCCAGCACGACGTGCGCGATCCCACCGCGGCCCACGTCGTAGAAGTGCTTGATGCCCTTCTCCTGCACCCAGGACTTGAGCTTCTGGTACATCTTTGCGGCCTTGATGTTCATGGCCGGGACGCTGTGATCCGGCACGGCCACGATTTGATCCGGGTTGAACACGTGATCCATGCCGCGCTCTTCCAGCATGCGCAGCGCGGCGGGCGTGGTGATCTCGTGGCACAGCACCCAGTCGGTGGAACACTCGATCAGCTGTCCCGGCACCACGTGGTCGTGGCCGCTGTGGGCAGCCAGGATCTTCTCGGCAATCGTCATTCCCATACGTCAGTTCCTCCCGCGCCCGGCGCGCAAAACGCCCCCGTCCTCGCATCGGCGACGGGGGCGTGTTCGTGAACGCTCGCGGTGCGCGCTCAACGCCCCTGGCGAAGAAGGAACCGCGACCCCGCGCTTCCTGTCCCTACCACGACGCTGAACATGCCCGGAGTGTAGCGCGCTCCGCGTGGCGGTGTGCCGTCCGGGTTATACGGGGCGGCCGCGGGTGACGGCCCGGAACTCATGTGCTGGCGCTACACTGCGGGCCCCATGACACGCCCTGCGCTTCTCCTCTCTGCCCTTGCCCTGTGCGCCCTGCTGGCCGGGTGCAGCAGCACCACCACCCCGAACCACTCGACCCTGACCCTGCAGGGCACCACGACCGGCGTGAGCTTCCCGGATTCGGTGCTGTACCTCGCCAGCGGCGACGAAACGAACCTCGACAACGCCGGCAGCCTGAAAGCGTCGGGAGCGTTCACCCTGAAGGCCACGGTGCCGCCCGCGACGGCCAGCGCCTTCGACCTGCTCACCGTTCCGACGGGCTGCACCGTGACGGGCAGCGCACAGGCGCACCCGAAGGTGCATTTCTACGACCGGCTGGTCGTGCATACGGCCCAGGGCGACGCGCTGGGCACCATCCAGGAGGTCATCACGACTGGAGCGACCCTGCCGTTTGGCCGGGTGGCCCGCGTGTACAGCGACCGGGCGGCTGTGGTCAAGGCCACGGTGCAGTGCGGCACGGCCACGCAGGTGAATTATGACGTGACCCTGGTCAAGGGCTGGAACGCCCTCGAGTACAGCGTCGGGTCGAATTCCGTAACCATGAAGACGCTGGGCCAGGTCAGCACGACCTTCGAGGCCGCGCAGGAACTGCCCTACATCTCGGTAGTGTTCGCACCGTCCACGCTGAAATTCACGTCGAATACGACCTTCGAGGTCAGCGCGACCTTCTACCAGGAGGGCGGGCTGGGCGGCACGTATCCGCTCAGCACGGACGTGGACGGCCTGAGTGTCGAACCGGCCTCGGTGACCCTGGACGGCATCGCGGTGCTGTCCACCCGGCCCGGCGCCGGGCTGCTGACGCACCTCGGGCTGCGCGCGCAGGCGCTCACGACCACTCTGAAATTCACCTACACCGGATCGGTGAATGGCACCCGTCCCTTCGTTCTGACGCTCGACGACGACTACGGGCAGCAGGTAGGCCGTGGGGACGGCGTGCTGGACGTTCAGCGTCCCTGAGTGCCGTGGCCAGGTGGGCCAGTTTCGACTTGCTTCATACTCCCGTTCTGTCAGTGGATCGTCAGCGGCGTTAGGTTTTTCACTTTACGATGGAATTGACCATGTTCAGGCCATTCCTTCCGTCCGCCGTGGTGCTACTGTTGTGCGCCTGCGGCAGTGGCACGCCGGCTTCCCATCCCACGCTCCAGGGGTCTCCGGTGAGCCAGACGCGGGTGGCGGGCACGGTCAGCGACGCCTCCTTCCCGAACGCCCGCGCGTTCCTGGCGTCCTCGACCGCAGTGTCGGGGGTCAACGTCGGAACGGTCGTCAGTCCGGGGAGCGTGTCGCTTGAGCTCTCGGCTACCCCTGAGGCCAGCACCCTGACGCTCCTGCCCCCGGCGGCGGATTCCGGTTGCACCTTCACTGGAACGGCCCCCGCCTCTCCCGTGCGGGTGGCTGTATGGGACAGCATTGCCGTGTTCAGTTCCGGCGACGACCCACTGGGCCTGATCACCGAAGTCCTCAGCGCCGGACAGCCTGGGGCCGGCGACCGGGTCGTACGCGTGTATAGCGACAGTGCGGTGACCGTGCAGGGCACCGTCGGTTGCGCCGGTGTGGATCCCGTGACCTACGACTTGAAGTTGAACCCCGGCTGGAACGCCGTGGAGCAGGTCACCTCGACGGGGGCGACCCGCCTGAGCACCCTGCCGACCACAGCGCGCAGCGAGCTCCGGGGCCAACTGGCGACTCCGAGCGTCACGCTGACCCTGGGTTCTCCCCGCCTGGAATTTGCCACGACCGATCCGGTCAGTGTGAGCGCTTCCTTCAATCAGGTGGGTGGATACAGCGGGCGCATTCACCTCTCCACGGATCTGCCGGGACTGAGCGTGCAGCCCGCGACCATCACCCTGCCTCCCCTGGGCCTCCAGCTGGCCCCGACGAGCCCGGGCACTCCGGCCGACGGCACCCTGACCGCCCAGCAGATCTCCTCCCGCCTGACCTTCCGGTACACCCCGACCACCAACATCGACCAGACCTTCACCGTGATCCTGAAAGACGACGCCGGACGAGAGGTCGGCCGGGCCACGTCGGCCATCCAGGTCACCCGGCCTGGCTTCACGCTGTCCACGCGCACGCAGGAACTGGAACTCGCCGCCGGATCATCCGTCCAGGTACCCGTCTGTGTGTCGAGCGAGGGGAACTACCAGGGAGCCGTCACCCTGAGCGCCAGCAGCCTGCCCGCCGGCGTGAGTGTGAAGTCCACGACCGTGACCCTGGACGGCTTCACCTGCGGTCTGGTGACGCTGAGCAGCACCTCCGGCGTCCTGGGTGGCACCAGCACCATCGCGCTGACCGGGGCCGGGGGCAGCTTCAAGGCCCGGATCATGGCCACCCTGACCACCCTGGGATCGGCCGTGTCGGTCACCCTGACCACCCCGACCGTCACGGTGTACCAGGGCCTGGACGCCACCCTGACCGCCACAGTGACGAGCGAGTACGGCTTCAGGGGCCCGACCACCCTGACCCTCGGCGGCCTTCCCAGCGGAGTCAGCGCCGCGCCGGTAACGGCCATGGTGCCTGCTGGGGCCTCCACGACAGCGTCGTTCACCCTGCACGCGTCGACCACAGCGACGCTCGGCGTGGCGTCCCTCACGGTGACCAGCCCGCATCTGCTCATGTCCACCGTGGATGACACGACGACCTTGCGTGTGCGCCCACCACACACACCAGTGACCGATGGCGCCCTGCTGACGCCGTCACCGGTGGGCGTATGGCAGCGGACGGGTCTGGCGACGTCCCCAGCGCGCAGCACCCTGACCCGCACGGGGCTCACGGGAGGAGCGCTGGCAGTCACGCTCGCCGGCTCCATCGATCAGCTGGTCTCCACGGACGCCGGCGTACTGGCCCTGTCATTCCCTGGCACCACGGGCACCCGAGTCCAGGACGACGGCCGCGTGACCCCTCTGCCCTCGCTGCCCTTCACCCCGAACGACGACCTCGCCACTTCGACGGACATCAACGGCCTGCTGTGGTTCACACGCACGGCTCCGGGCGACTCCGCCCAGATCTGCACGTGGAATCCGACCACAGGCGAGGTGCGGATCGTCGACCGCACGGGCATCACCAGCAGCTACGGAACCCGCGTCACCCTCAGTGCCGACAGACGCACCGTGATGATCCTGCCCCGCTACTCGGGCCAGGCGCTCACAGTGGCCACGGCCACGGGCAGCGTGACCAGCCACAGCCGGGTAGGCGGTTTCAGCAGCGCGGCCGTCACCTCGACCGGTGACGTCTGGTTCGCCAGCTACAACACCCTGTCCCGCGTCACCGCCAGCGGCACCACGGAATTCAACAACCTGACGACTGGGCAGCTGATCGGCTTCGACGCGACCGTGCCGAACATTCTCTGGGGCCGCGACGCGAGCACGGTGTACCGCATCGACACGACGAATGGAACCTCGAAGGCCATCGAACTCTCGGACACGTCAGCCCTCCGGGCCGTCCTAAATCCAGGCGGCGGCCTGTATGTCATCTCCTATGAACAGGCGCTCACCGGACCGAACCAGGCCTTTCTCTCTGAGGTCAGGTAGCGCACCCAGCCGGGAACAGCAGCCTGGGCCTGGGCAAAGAGGTTCGCTCGACCATTGAAGGCGCCTCCTTCCCGGATCGTCAAAGCATGCTTCCTTTGATCCTACAGCCAACGGTAGCGGCGGCTTCTCCAGGCAGATCAGGACAGCCCTCCAAGGCCGTTCACCACAGGATGAAACACTCTTTACTAGAGTCGGCTCCCGGTCACTCCATGTTCAGGTCGATCACGGGCAGCTTCTCTCCCCCATCTGCCGCACCGGTCTCCGGCGTGCGCTTGACGTCTGGAATGGCGATGGGGGTCGTGCGATCCATTCCCAGGGGGGTGCCGTCCGCATCGGCCCAGCGGGTACCGGGCAGGGCGGGACCGCTGCGGCGGGGAACGGCAGCGGGCTGACTGGCCTGGCGGGCAGCGCGGATGATCGAATCGACCTCCGTTTGGCTCAGCAGACCCTTGCTTTCCAGCGTGCCGAGGATCCCGAGCACCATCTTGCGCGTGAATTCCGCTTCCTGCTCGTCGTTCTTCTTGGGAGGTTGTGGAGCCATGTGCGCAGGGTAGCGCGTGTGGACCGCGCTCTGCTCCCCGTCCGGTGACAACCCTCAGGGGCCGGGGCAGGGTGAAGGGTGACGGTCGCAATGCGGGCCGGTGGTATTCTGGCCGGGTCTGACAGCGTGGCGTGAAGGCTTCACCCACACGGCACCTCCACCCGCTCCGAGGGGCGAGATCGCAGCGGGTGGCAGCTTCAAGGAGGTCTGACGAATGTACCGAGGGAGAGAGGGGCAGTGGGCATTCCTGCTTCACCGTTTGTCTGGACTGGCCATCCTGTTGTACCTGCTGCTGCACGTGTTCAGCATCGGGTCGTTCATTTTTGGGGAGCGGTTTTATATGGCGATCCACAACACCTATGACGCCTGGCCGTTCCGGGTGGGACTGGTGTTCGTCACGGCGGGCGTGGTGTATCACGCGTTCAACGGCCTGCGCATCATCGTGATGGACTTCACCGGAGCGGGTGTGGCGTACCAGCGGCAGATGTGGTACGCCGTGCTGCTGATCTCGGTGGCGGCGTTCATCTATGCAGCGCTGACGCTTTGGCCGCGTCTGGTTGGGGGGTACTGATGATCCGCGCGAGAACCTTCACGGACGCCCGGCAGCAGGCGCACAGCAACGCCGAACTGAACTGGTGGGTGTTCATGCGGATCAGCGGATTGATCCTGGTGTTCCTGATCCTGGGGCACGTGTACATGACCTTCCTGCAGGTGAGCGAGTCGGACGCCACCTTCGACGCCGTGGTCGGCAAGCTTGCCAACCCCGCGTGGAAGTTCTACGACTGGCTGATCCTGGCGCTGGCGCTGCTTCACGGCTCGAACGGCGCGCGGTACTCGATCGAGGATTACGTGCGCTCACGGCCCGGCCGGGCGTGGGTGAAGGGACTCTTCTACACCGTGGTGGCGCTGCTGTTCGCCTTCGGCACCATCGGGCTGTTCTCGATTTAACGGCCAATCAAGGGGCAAATGACAATGCATCATCGGTATGACGTGCTGGTTGTGGGGGCGGGTGGAGCGGGCCTGATGGCCGCGCTGTACGCCGCGAAGGGGAACGTGTCGGTGGCGTGCATCAGCAAGCTGTACCCGACCCGGTCGCACACGGGCGCCGCACAGGGCGGGATCGGCGCGGCCCTCGGGAACGTGGCCGAGGATCACTGGGAATGGCACATGTTCGACACCGTCAAGGGCGGCGATTACCTGACGGATCAGGACGCCGCCGAGGTGTTCGCCAAGGACATCATCGAGGCGGTGTATGAGCTGGAACACATGGGCCTGCCGTTCTCGCGCACGCCCGAGGGCAAGATCGCGCAGCGCAAGTTCGGCGGCCACACCCGCGACTTCGGAAAGGCGGCCGTGGAACGCTCGTGCTACGCGAAAGACCGCACCGGGCACATGATCCTCCAGACGCTGTACCAGCAGAATGTGAAGGAGGGCACGACCTTCTTCAACGAGTTCCATGTCACGGATCTGATCATTGAGGATGGCCGCTGCCGGGGGCTGGTCGCGTACGAACTGGCGACCGGGGAACTGCACACCTTCCACGCCAAGGCCGTGATCCTCGCGGCGGGTGGCTACGGGCGGGTCTTCAAGATCACCTCGAACGCGCTGACGCTGACGGGCGACCTGATGAGCATCTATTACCGCAAGGGTCTGCCGCTGGAGGACATGGAGTTCTACCAGTTCCACCCGACCGGCCTGGCGAAACTGGGCATCCTCGTCACGGAGGGTATTCGCGGGGAAGGCGGCATCCTGCGGAACAAGGACGGCGAGCGCTTCATGGAACGCTACGCGCCGACCATCAAGGACCTCGCGCCACGCGATATCGTGTCGCGCTCCATGATCACCGAGATCCGAGAGGGGCGTGGCGTGGGCCGCGACGGCGACGCCATCTACATCGACCTGACGCACCTGCCAAAGGAAGTCATCGAGGGCAAGCTGGCCGAAATCACGGATCTGGCGCGGACGTACCTGGGGCAGGATCCGGTGAAGGATCTCGTGATGGTGCAGCCGACCGCGCACTACGCGATGGGCGGCATTCCCACGGATCTGAACGGCCTGTGCCTGAGTGACGGCAGCGGCGGCAGCGTGGAAGGCCTGTACGCGGCGGGCGAGCAGGCGTGCGTGAGTCTGCACGGCGCGAACCGCCTGGGCACCAACTCGCTGGGCGACCTCGTGGTGTTCGGTCGCCGCGCCGGGGTCGCCGCCGCCGCATACGCGCGTCAGGTGGAACTACCCCAGATGCCGGAGAATGCCGAGCGCGAGAGCGTGGACATGTTCGACCGCCTGAAGAACAGCAGGGGCACCGACAACGCCGCCGCAATCCGCAAGGCATTGCAGGAATCGATGATGAACAACGTCGGCATCTTCCGCAACGGCCCGGACATGGAAAAACAGGTCGGGATCGTGCAGGAACTCAAGGCACGCTACGCGAATGTCGGCGTGAGCGACCCCAGCCGCCGGTACAACAGTGAGCTGATCGAGGCGATGGAACTGGGCTTCATGCTCGACTGCGCCGAGGCCATGACGGCCAGCGCCGTGAACCGCACCGAGTCGCGTGGCGCGCATGACCGCGCGGATTTCCACGAGCGCGACGACGTGAATTGGCTCAAGCACACCATGGCCTACCGTGACCTGGACAAGCCGGGCAACGTGATCATCGGGTACAAGCCGGTGTCCCTCAAGGGCTTCACGCGGGCCTTCGAGCCCAAACCGCGCGTGTACTGAGCGTCCACCGAGCCACGCCCCTATCAAAGGACGAACCATGACCCAGAGCGTCACCCCCACCAGCACCGTGCCCGGCCCCGTCACCACGGCGGCCAGCGTGCCCATGCTGAAACTCAAAGTCAAGATCCTGCGCTTCGACCCGGAAATCGACAAGAAGGCCAAGTGGGTCACCTACGACGTGGAAGCCCAGCCGGGCGACCGCGTGGTGGACGTCATCAACGAGATCAAGTGGTACCAGGAACCGGGCCTGACCTACCGCCGCTCCTGCCTGCACGGCATCTGCGGCAGCGACGCCATGCTCATCAACGGCCGCAACCGCCTGGCGTGCAAGACCCTGGTGCGGGACGTGGCCAAGGACGGCGGCACCATCACCATCGAACCGATCCGGGGCCTGAAGGTTGAGAAGGATCTGCTGGTCGACATGGAGCCGTTCTTCGACTCGTACCGGGCGATCATGCCGTACTTCATCAACGAGTCGCCTGCGCCGGCCGCCGAACGCATTCAGTCGGAGGCCGAGGCCGAGCTGATGGCGCAGTCCAGCAACTGCATCCTGTGCGCGTGCTGCACCACCAGCTGCCCGATCTTCTGGGTGAACGGCTCGTACCTTGGCCCGGCCGCGATCGTACAGGCACACCGATTCATCTTCGACAGCCGCGACGAGGCCACGCAGCAGCGGCTGAACATCATGAACCAGAACACCGGCGTGTGGCGCTGCCGCACCGCGTACAACTGCACCGAGGCGTGTCCGCGCGACATCCCGATCACGCAGTTGATCGAAGAAGTTAAACGCGCCGTGATGTACCAGCAGGCCTAATTTCTGAAGTTTTCCCCACGCGGAGGCCAATTGGCCTCCGCGTGGGCCATTCTGTCGACCCCTGTGTAATCCTGGCTCCCCCTCTCGAGTTAAGATTCCAGGCCCGAGCAGCGATCAAAGAACACGGGGCGCGAATGGATTCACCCGCATGGCGTCCGATTCATTCAACCTGTCGTACTAGTAGATGCAGTTCTGTCAGCCACATTCTTCAGAACTGCATGGCGTATTTCGCGCCGTCGTTGCCGGTGCAGTCGCCGATGCCGTGCTCGTTTTCGTCGACCGTCAGGGTACAGGTGAGCGTCAAGACCGGAGTGCCACCGGTTCGGGCGATCAGGTTCCCGATGCGGGCCACAGGAGGGCCGTGTCGATCTGGACTGTCGAGCCGGGTGCCGATGCCTACCATCCCGTTGGTGAAGGCGGCGCTGCTGGCCCCGAAGCCGAAGCTGAGGCCCCAGCCGGCGGGCAGCGGGTTGCCGGCTCCGCTGCTGCCGTCCACGATGGCGGTACGCCCGGAGTACGCCTGCCCACCAATGGTGATCGTGGCGTTGTCTTGCGCGAAAGGATCACCCAGTCGGGGCCGGAGTGTCCCTGGAGTGAACGTCACGACCCCTTCCGTGCCGGTGACCGAATTGACGATCCGGCCCTGGTGTGGGGCGGTAACAGTCGGAGCACACGACGCGAGAAGGGCAGCGGCAATCACGGTCAGCGCGGCGTGGTTCATGATCTGCCCAGTCTAGGAGACGGGCCTGACGCGCCCATGAGCTGAACGGTAGCCCGGCGCTTAGCGATGGGAGGAGGTGCGGCCGGCTGGTCAGGGCAGGTGATTTATTTCAGACGCGGTGCCCCTGGGGCGTGAGGTGCGCGAATTCGTGGATGAAGCGCTCTTGCGCCCTGGTCTCAATAGCGTTGGGGCTGCGCGTGCGGCGCACCATCGCAATGGCGTCGTCGGGCGTCATCCCGGCCTGAACGAGCAGGCACGCCGCGGTCAACCCAGCCCGTCCCAGGCCGCCCCGGCAATGGACGACGATGGAGCGTCCGTCGAGCAGCAGGGTCATGAGGTCGTCGATGTACAGCGCAAATTCCGCTGGGTCGCGGGGCACGCTGCCATCCGGGATCGGGCACGGCACGACCGTGAGACCGTGGGTCTCGGCCGCCTCGTGGTAGCCGTCCATGCCGAGCAGGTCGAACTCGAAGTCCTCGATGAGGGGAGCGATGACCTGGGCGCCATCCTGCGCGAGCGTCTGCATGTCGTCGTTCAAGTCGCGGTCGTGGGTCACGCCGGGCTGGTAGACGCTCAGACCCTTCTTGCCGGGCGCGAAGGTCAGGCCCAGGCGGCCGGGCCACAGCCCGGTGGGAATCCAGTCCACCCGGATCGGGGCGCTCACGCCCGCTCCTGAAGCCAGCGGGCGGCGTCCATGGCGTGGTAGGTGATGATCGCGTCCGCTCCGGCCCGCCGCATGCCGGTCAGGGTCTCCAGCACCGTGCGGCGTTCATCCATAAACCCGGCCAGGGCGGCCGCCTTGATCAGCGCGAACTCGCCGCTCACGTTGTAGGCCACGACCGGCAGGTCGAATTCCCGCTTCAGCAGGCTCAGCACGTCCAGGTACGCCAGGGCGGGCTTGACCATCAGGGTGTCGGCGCCCTGTTCGGCGTCCAGGCGGGCTTCACGCAGCGCCTCGCGGTAGCCGCCGGCCGGATCCATCTGGTAGGTGGCCCGGTTACCGACGCTGGGCGTGCTACCCGCCGCGTCGCGGAAGGGGCCGTAGTAGGCGCTGGCGTACTTCACGGCGTAGGCCATGATCGGCACATGGCTGAACCCAGCCTCATCGAGCGCGGCGCGGATAGCGGCGACCTGTCCGTCCATCATGGCGCTGGGCGCGACCACGTCCGCTCCGGCGGCAGCCTGCGAGACGGCCGTGCGGGCCAGCAGGTTCAGGCTGGGGTCATTGTCTACAGTCCAGGCATCCGCGCCGGTCTGGCCGGGCACCTCGCACAGCACGCCGCAGTGGCCGTGATCTGTGTACTCGCACAGGCAGGTATCCGTGATGACGTTCATGGCGGGCACGGCGGCCTTGATGGCCTGTGTGGCCTGCTGGACGATGCCGTGCTCGGCGTAGGCGCCGCTGCCCTGGTCGTCCTTGTGCTCCGGAATCCCGAACAGGATCACGCTGGGGATTCCGAGTGCGAGGGCCTCGCGGGCCTGCGCCACGGCTCCGGCGACGGAGTGACGGCTGATGCCGGGCATGGTCGCGATGGGCTGCTCGTCGCCGTGTTCATGGACGAAGATCGGGTGGATAAAGTGCGAGGTGTGCAGGTGCACCTCGTGCGTGAGGGCCCGCAGGGCGGGCGTGCGGCGCAGGCGACGGGGACGATCCATGGCCCTACCCTACCGCCGCTGCGGCTGTCAGTCGGTGACTATCGTCCGGCGGTTTGCCGTTCAGGGGCCGATCAGGCGGCGGATGGCGAAGCGCACCCGGCCGAGGCTGGTCACGTCGTCGAAGGCCGTGAGGAGGATCTGCGGCCCGAAGGGCGTGAGGAGCGCGGGGCCACCCTCGACGTCTAGCAGCAGTTCCGTCCACTCGGAGCTGCCCAGGTTGGATTGCAGGCTGCCAATCACGGCCTTGCCGGCGGCGATGAGCCCCAGTTCGCGTTTCAGGAAGGCGGGTTCCAGTCCGGCAGAACCGACCACGGAGCCGTTCTGGTCGATCAGCAGGACGAACTTCATGCCGCGCACGGCCATGAGCGTGTCGAGCATCAGCCCTCCGTACGGGGCAGGCCGGTCAGCTCCAGGGCCAGGCGCGCGAGGGTCTGCTGGGCGCTGCGGGTGTCCTGACCGCGCGTGAGGGCCACGCCGATGACGTGGTTGGCGCTGGATACGGCCACGACCTCCACGCGTTCGCTGGTGAGGGTCAGGCGGGTCACGTCGCCTGCGCCCAGGCGGCGGCCGATCCGGTCGAAGGTGGCGCGCAGCGAGGCGAGTTCAGCGGCCAGCGGGTCGCCGCCTTCTCCCTGGGATTCGATGGGCAGGCCGTCCGGGCCGACCAGGGCGGCGGCGATCACGCCGGGCAGGCCGTTGAGGGCGTCGATGATCACAGCATGGCTCCCAGTCTGCGGGCGGCGTCCCGGCCGTACAGCCGCGCCTGCCCGAGGTTGCTGCGGGCATCGAGGGCCAGCAGCAGGTAGTACTCGGTCTTGATCGGGTGCAGGTACACGCTCAGGCGTTCGCCCCGCACGTACAGTTCACGGGTCTGCCCGCCCCCGAGCGTCTGGGTGTAGGAGGAGGATGCGGCCCGCAGCAGGCCGGCGTGCTCGGCGACCAGCAGGCTCAGGTCGGCCGTGCCGGCGCTGTGCCCTTCGATGAGCAGGCCGTCCAGTCCGCCGATGGCGGCGGCCCACGCCCCGTCCACGTCATTCACGAGTTGGGTCAGTTCGGCAAGCATCGCCCGCCATCATAGGGGGGCAACTGTTGCAGCCGCCTGACAAGCCCAGGCAGGGCGCGGCGGGACGGTCTGAGACCCGTTGGTGGACAGCGGTCAACTACGGTCGTGAGGGGTGGCGCAATGACCGGTTTTCCCCGCCGATATCGGTTAGAATTGGGGCATCGAGGGAGCGGCTTCTATTACGCTGTCAACATAATCGTGCTAGAATCGTTCCATTCCCGGAGCAGTGTCCGGGCCTCTATTCCCCCCGCCACGCCGGCCCACAGCCGGGGTGCGCCATGACTGGAGCCACATGACCGGAATTCATCCTGTTGACATCACCAGCGAAGTCAAGACCAACTTCATCAACTACGCCATGAACGTGATCGTGGATCGCGCGCTGCCCGACGTGCGCGACGGCCTCAAGCCGGTGCAGCGCCGGATCATGTACGCCATGATGCTCGAAGGCCTGTACGCCAACCAGAAGCACGCCAAGAGTGCCTCGGTGGTCGGCGAGGTCATGAAGAAATACCACCCGCACGGCGACAGTTCCATCTACGACGCCATGGTGCGCCTGGGCCAGTGGTGGAACATGCGCTACCCGATGGTTCACCCGCAGGGGAACTTCGGCTCGATCGACGGCGATCCGCCCGCTGCCATGCGGTACACCGAGGCCCGCATGACCAAGGTCGCCGAGGAAGTCCTGGCCGACCTGGAAAAGGAAACGGTCGATCTCAAGCCCAACTACGACGAGACGACCGAGGAACCCACGGTGCTGCCGTCGGCCGTGCCGAACCTGCTGATCAACGGCGCGTCCGGCATCGCGGTGGGCATGGCCACGAACATCCCGCCGCACAACCTCACGGAGATCTGCAATGGCCTGCTCGCCTTGATCGACAACCCGCACATCACGCTCGACGGCATGATGGAGCATGTGAGGGGGCCGGATTTCCCCACCGGCGGTCGCATCTCGCAGATGGGCATCCGGGACGCCTACGCCACCGGCCACGGCGGCCTGAAGGTGCGCGGCAAGGCCCGCATCGAGGAGAAGAACGGGCGCAACCAGATCATCATCAGCGAGATTCCGTATCAGGTGAACAAGACCAACCTGATCCAGACGATCTCCGCCATGTACAAGGCCGGGAAGATCCCGGACATCAGCGCCCTGCGCGACGAGTCCGACCGCAAGGATCCGGTGCGGATCGTGGTGGAACTCAAGCGCGGAGCGATCCCCACCCTGGTGCTCAACCAGCTCTACAAGTACACCCAACTCCAGGGCACCTTCACGATCATCAACCTGAGCATCGTGAACGGCGAGCCGCGCGTGCTGCCGCTGGTGGACACCATGCAGTACTTCCTCACGCACCGCCGCGACGTCGTGACCCGCCGCACGCAGTACGACCTGCGCAAGGCCGAGGAACGCGCCCACGTGCTGGAGGGGCTGCTCAAGGCGCTTGACCACATCGACGAGGTCATCTCTCTGATCCGTGCGAGCAACACCGGAGCCGAGGCGCGCGATTCGCTGATGGCCCGCTTCGGGCTGTCGGAAATCCAATCCCAGGCCATTCTGGACATGCGCC
The Deinococcus sp. KSM4-11 DNA segment above includes these coding regions:
- the sdhC gene encoding succinate dehydrogenase, cytochrome b556 subunit; amino-acid sequence: MYRGREGQWAFLLHRLSGLAILLYLLLHVFSIGSFIFGERFYMAIHNTYDAWPFRVGLVFVTAGVVYHAFNGLRIIVMDFTGAGVAYQRQMWYAVLLISVAAFIYAALTLWPRLVGGY
- the hemB gene encoding porphobilinogen synthase, with the translated sequence MDRPRRLRRTPALRALTHEVHLHTSHFIHPIFVHEHGDEQPIATMPGISRHSVAGAVAQAREALALGIPSVILFGIPEHKDDQGSGAYAEHGIVQQATQAIKAAVPAMNVITDTCLCEYTDHGHCGVLCEVPGQTGADAWTVDNDPSLNLLARTAVSQAAAGADVVAPSAMMDGQVAAIRAALDEAGFSHVPIMAYAVKYASAYYGPFRDAAGSTPSVGNRATYQMDPAGGYREALREARLDAEQGADTLMVKPALAYLDVLSLLKREFDLPVVAYNVSGEFALIKAAALAGFMDERRTVLETLTGMRRAGADAIITYHAMDAARWLQERA
- a CDS encoding roadblock/LC7 domain-containing protein; this translates as MLAELTQLVNDVDGAWAAAIGGLDGLLIEGHSAGTADLSLLVAEHAGLLRAASSSYTQTLGGGQTRELYVRGERLSVYLHPIKTEYYLLLALDARSNLGQARLYGRDAARRLGAML
- a CDS encoding cyclin-dependent kinase inhibitor 3 family protein; the encoded protein is MSAPIRVDWIPTGLWPGRLGLTFAPGKKGLSVYQPGVTHDRDLNDDMQTLAQDGAQVIAPLIEDFEFDLLGMDGYHEAAETHGLTVVPCPIPDGSVPRDPAEFALYIDDLMTLLLDGRSIVVHCRGGLGRAGLTAACLLVQAGMTPDDAIAMVRRTRSPNAIETRAQERFIHEFAHLTPQGHRV
- a CDS encoding roadblock/LC7 domain-containing protein, which gives rise to MIIDALNGLPGVIAAALVGPDGLPIESQGEGGDPLAAELASLRATFDRIGRRLGAGDVTRLTLTSERVEVVAVSSANHVIGVALTRGQDTRSAQQTLARLALELTGLPRTEG
- the sdhA gene encoding succinate dehydrogenase flavoprotein subunit — encoded protein: MHHRYDVLVVGAGGAGLMAALYAAKGNVSVACISKLYPTRSHTGAAQGGIGAALGNVAEDHWEWHMFDTVKGGDYLTDQDAAEVFAKDIIEAVYELEHMGLPFSRTPEGKIAQRKFGGHTRDFGKAAVERSCYAKDRTGHMILQTLYQQNVKEGTTFFNEFHVTDLIIEDGRCRGLVAYELATGELHTFHAKAVILAAGGYGRVFKITSNALTLTGDLMSIYYRKGLPLEDMEFYQFHPTGLAKLGILVTEGIRGEGGILRNKDGERFMERYAPTIKDLAPRDIVSRSMITEIREGRGVGRDGDAIYIDLTHLPKEVIEGKLAEITDLARTYLGQDPVKDLVMVQPTAHYAMGGIPTDLNGLCLSDGSGGSVEGLYAAGEQACVSLHGANRLGTNSLGDLVVFGRRAGVAAAAYARQVELPQMPENAERESVDMFDRLKNSRGTDNAAAIRKALQESMMNNVGIFRNGPDMEKQVGIVQELKARYANVGVSDPSRRYNSELIEAMELGFMLDCAEAMTASAVNRTESRGAHDRADFHERDDVNWLKHTMAYRDLDKPGNVIIGYKPVSLKGFTRAFEPKPRVY
- a CDS encoding succinate dehydrogenase hydrophobic membrane anchor subunit, producing the protein MIRARTFTDARQQAHSNAELNWWVFMRISGLILVFLILGHVYMTFLQVSESDATFDAVVGKLANPAWKFYDWLILALALLHGSNGARYSIEDYVRSRPGRAWVKGLFYTVVALLFAFGTIGLFSI
- a CDS encoding succinate dehydrogenase iron-sulfur subunit, with product MTQSVTPTSTVPGPVTTAASVPMLKLKVKILRFDPEIDKKAKWVTYDVEAQPGDRVVDVINEIKWYQEPGLTYRRSCLHGICGSDAMLINGRNRLACKTLVRDVAKDGGTITIEPIRGLKVEKDLLVDMEPFFDSYRAIMPYFINESPAPAAERIQSEAEAELMAQSSNCILCACCTTSCPIFWVNGSYLGPAAIVQAHRFIFDSRDEATQQRLNIMNQNTGVWRCRTAYNCTEACPRDIPITQLIEEVKRAVMYQQA
- a CDS encoding roadblock/LC7 domain-containing protein, with product MLDTLMAVRGMKFVLLIDQNGSVVGSAGLEPAFLKRELGLIAAGKAVIGSLQSNLGSSEWTELLLDVEGGPALLTPFGPQILLTAFDDVTSLGRVRFAIRRLIGP